The Candidatus Methylacidiphilales bacterium genomic interval CATCAACATCGACCTCGTCAAAACCATTAAAAACTATTGGGGAGAAACAAACTTCTCCGAAAATGCCACACCTGAATTCAACACCGGTGCAGACACACAAGGCCCTCTTACCATTGCAGCCCTCTACACAAGCGCAAACCCAGACAACATGAACGAAACCACCCACGACACCCGCATCATCGTAGTCGGCTCCGCATCCTTTGCACTAAATTCCTTCATCAATGCTGAGAGCAGCATATTCAGCACCAACCTAATCAGCTGGCTCGCCAAAAAGGCTCCCCTCCTCGACATCCCACCCAAAATCCCCCAAGAATTCCCACTAAATCTCACCCCACTACAAATACGCACCGTCACCATCTTTACTATTTTTGTCCTACCCAGCATTCCACTAATCTTTGGAATCCTTGTCTGGTTCTCCCGTAGGCGATAAACACCATCCTCTACCACACACAACCTATGCAACCCTACAAATCAATCATCATCTATGCCACCCTAGTCACCACACTCGGCATCTACATCTTCTTCGTAGCCAAAAATCAAAAAAGCACTACAGAAACCATACAAGCTGAAAATAACCTCTTTATCGACGTTCCCTTCTCCAAAGTCATAGAAGCCAAACTCATCGCCCCCACCGGCACATTCTCATTCACAAAACAAAACGACAAATGGCGCATCACCGCACCGATCAACACCCCAGCCGACTCCCCCACTATTGACATGATCCTCAGTGAAATTGAGTTTTCCCAATCCAAGCGCACCATCCCCTTCGAACAAATCAACAACCCTCAAGAAACACTAGCCCAATGGGGCCTCAACCCGCCCACTTTCACCTTCGAATTCAAAACACAACAAGACAACAACAAACCTCCCATCACCTATACCCTCCAACTCGGAAGAAAAACAGCCTTCAGTGAAACCTACTACGCCCGCATCGGCACAGACCCAAAAGCCCCAGTCGTCCTCGTCCCTAGCACACTACATGCCGCACTTAACCGAAAACTCGATGACCTCCGCGACCGCACTATCTTCTACGACCTCGATGACCCCCAGTCTGTCGAGACCATCTCTTTCCAAGCTGAATCGCTGCACGCTCCCCCCATCCCCCAAGAGTTCCTCCTAAAACTTAAAGACAAAAAATGGAGCTTCGAACGTCCTTTCACTGCACGCGCCTCGACCGAAAAAGTAAACGAATTCCTAAACTTTATTACCTCTCTCAACTCCGTCCAATTCATCACAGACTCTCAGGAAGAACTCAACAAATTCGGCCTCGACACCCCCACATACCAAATCAACCTTACTACCGCAAAAGAATCATCCTCCCACACCCTCCTTATCGGTAATCCCATCACAGAACAATCCGAGTTTTACTACGCCAAACGCCTAAAAGACCCCGCCGTCTTCTCAATTAACCGCGAGGACGTCAATAAACTCATTAACTTCATCAAATCTCTCCGCGACCTCACCATCGCCACATTTTCCTCAGACCACGTTACCCAACTCACCATCCAAAAAAATCGAAACACCATCACCTTTATCCGCCAACAATCCAAATGGCTTTTCGCTAATGCTGCCGATACCCTCGCCGATCACGTCAAAATATCCAATCTTCTCCAACGTCTCCAAAAGACCCCCGCAAACCGCGTCGTAAAAGATGCCGCCACCGACCTCAAACCCTACGGTCTTGACAAACCCTCCACCCGAATCACGCTCAAACTAGAAATCCCCGCTCCACCCAATCCCACTGCCACTACCAAAGACACACCGCCCCCCGCTCCGACAACACAAACCATCGAAATTCTCGTCGGCAAAATCGACAAAAACGAAGTCCACCTCTCCAACAACTTCGAAAACACCATCTACGCCTTCCCAACCAACATCCTTGATGACCTAAACTCACTCGACCCCTCATCCTGGCGCTCAAAAATCCTTTTCAATCTCGAGTCCAGCCAAATACAAACCCTAAAACTCACCCCCAAAAACCAACCCCCATACACTATCTCCCGACAAGACGCCCAATCGTTTACCACCACCCTAGAAAATACCAAACTCGACCCCTTCAAAACCGAGACCCTATTCGTCCGTGCAGCCTCGCTCCAAGCCGTAAATTGGCTTAACCTCCCCCAACGCACCTTCCAAACACCACATGCCACAATTCAAATCACCACCCAAAACAACACCACATACACACTCACAGTCGGCGCTCCCCTTGCCAACGGCAATTTCCCCGTCCTACTCACTCCTCAAAACATACAAGCCGAAATCCTAGCTCAAGACATCCTCTCCCTACTCTCAGTCCCCATAGAAACCCCAGAGAAAAAAACTTCGGTAACCACCCCACCTGTCGAAGCACCCCTCCCACCCCCGACATCACCCCAATAACATCCCCTCTCCCCACCACCACTTGTGGATAACCTCCTCCAACTTCTCATCCTCGGCCTAATCGAAGGCGTCACAGAATTCCTTCCCATCTCTTCGACCGCACACTTGCTCATCGCCCAACATTGGATAGGCCCACGATCAGACGCCTTCAATATTATCATCCAATCCGGTGCCATCCTCGCCGTCCTCCTAATCTACTGGAAAAAAATTTTAGATCTCATCCTCAACATCCAAAACCCAGAAAAGTCCAACTACTTAATTAAACTCATAACTGCCTTCCTACTCACATGCCTCATGGGTTATGGCATAAAAAAAATCGGATGGACTCTTCCTGACACCCTTGCCCCCATCATCCTCTCCCTCCTCGGAGGTTCACTCCTAATCCTCTACGGAGAATATCGTTACGCACAATCCAAAGAAAAAATCACCGACTCCATCACATGGCCGGTCGTCTTTGCCGTCGCACTCGCTCAAATTTTCGCCGCCATCTTCCCCGGCCTCTCACGCTCAGGCGCCGTCATCCTATTTGCCATGCTCCTTCACACCTCACGCCCAGCAGCAACTGAATTCTCATTTTTGCTAGGCATCCCCACCATGTTTGCAGCATCGATCCTATCCTATTACAGTGAAACCCATCATCTCACTCGCCCTCCACAAGAGCCGATTTCCGACATCCTCATCGCATTTCTCATAGCTACCGTCACTGCTTTCATCGCAGTGCGTTGGCTCCTTCGATACGTTCAGACGCACACCCTTACTCCCTTCGCTTACTATCGTATCGCTATTGCCTTAATCTTAATAACCTTAAGCTACTAGCCCAAAGTTTGATTCATATCAGCCCCACCCCCATCATGCCCACCTACGTAATCGGCCACAAAAACCCCGACACCGATGCCATCTGCTCAGCCATCGCATACGCTCATTTATTATCTCGCACCACCCTCCCCGACGCAGTCCCCGCCCGCTGCGGAGAACTGAACCAACGAACAGAATTCGTCCTCAGACAAACAGCGCTCCCCGTCCCCCGCCTTCTCGCTGACGTCCGCCCCACCCTCTCTCACATCATGCAACGTCATCCCATTTCCGCACGCGAAGATGAATCCCTACATGATGTTTTTGAACGCATGACCACTCACAATTTCCGCAACATCCCAGTTATAGACTCACACCACCACATTGTCGGCCTTGTCTCCATCGTAAAAATGCTCGAGCACCTCTTCCCACCGCTCAACTCACACGACAATCTCGCCTCTCGCACCATCCCAACCAACCTCAACCGCATCCTCAAAACCGTTCACGGCACAGCACTCCACCTTGTCGACCCCCTCAAAGAACAAGACTTTATCCTAACCGTCGCTGCCTCCTCCGTAGACTACTTCGCTGAACGCCTCGAGCACTACCCCCTCGATCGCCTACTACTAGTCGTCGGCAATCGCCCCACAATTCAACAACTCGCCATCGAAAAAGCCGTCCGTGCCATAATCATCACAGGCAATGCAAAATTAACCCCCACACTTCTCCAGCAAGCCAAAGATCGCGGCGTCTCAGTCATCTTTACACCAAACGACACAGCCACAACTACCCTCGCTATCAAATGTGCTAAACCGATCCGCCACGCCCTCACCACTGACTTTATCAGTTTCCCCGAAAACACATTGATCAAAGAAGCTCAAACAATCGTCGCCACAAAAACACAAGTTCTATTCCCAGTCCTCGACTCAGACGCCCGCCTAATTGGCGTTTTCTCAAAATCTGATCTCGTTCAATTTCCCCGCACACGTCTGATTCTCGTTGACCACAACGAATTCTCACAAGCTGTCACAGGCGTCGAGCAAGCCGAAATCATCGAAGTCATCGATCACCATCGACTCGCCGGAAACCTCGTTACAAGAGAACCTATCCGGTATATCAACGAGCCCCTAGGCTCCACTTGCACAATCATCGCACAACTCTACAGGCAACATCACCTCACCCCTCCCCCACCTATCGCCTTATGCCTCGCTGCAGGAATCATCTCAGATACACTCAACCTCACCTCTCCAACTACAACCCCTCAAGACCAAGAAATCCTTCAATGGCTCAAACCTTATCTCCCCGTAAACCTTTCCCAATTCGCAGAGCAACTCTTCGCTTGCGGTTCCCCACTACTAAATCTATCCGCCAAAGATGCTGTTCGACTTGATGCAAAAGAATACAACGAAAACGGATACAGCCTGATCGCCGCTCAAATCGAAGAGCTAGGATTTGAGCAATTCTGGAAACACCGCCTGGAACTAGCCAAAGCCCTAGAAGAATTTCGCAAAGAAAAAAACGCCCATTTCGCTTGCCTCATGATCACCAACATCACACTCCATCAAAGCTATCTCCTTGTCACCGGACACAGCGAAATGATCAAAGCCATAGACTATCCACTGTTAGCACCCAACCTTTACGACCTCGGCAACATAGTCTCCCGAAAAAAAGAACTCCTACCCGTCCTCATCCGCATCGTCCATCAGATAAAGCCCAACCCCAGCCTATCCACCACGAGCTAAACGCAACAAGTCCCCAACTCGACGATGCGCCTCAAGCGGATGTCGCAAAGGAATATCTGGACATATCTCATAAGAATTGCAACGTCCTGACTTCTTCTTTATCAACACACCAGCTTTAATCAGGTCCGCAACAATCTTTTGCACCGCCCTCTCCGTAATCCCCACTGCTTCAGCGACCTCCCGAAGGCGCATCATCCGATTCTTCCTAAGACAAATCAACACATGCGTGTGATTCGTTAAAAAAGTCCAGCCAGGTTTATTTTTTTTATTGACGACCTTTTTCATACGAATAATTTTTCGTGTAATATAATTCGCTAATAAATGTTCATATATTAACCCAAACCTCACTCACTGCCAAGTATGGAAATGCTCATCAACAACCTCCTGTCGCCTATCGTCCTAGCCTTTTTCATAGGGGCTATCGCCACCCTGCTCAAAAGCGACCTTGAGTTCCCTGAACCCGTTCTCAACGCCATCTCAATCTATCTAGTCTTCTCAATCGCGATTAAAGGAGGCGTAGAACTTTCCTCAAGCCACTTCTTACACATATGGAAGCCATCCCTAGCCACATTATCACTGACACTGCTAATCCCCGCCGCCGTCTTCTACCTCGCACGACGCTTACTCAAGCTCAA includes:
- a CDS encoding DUF4340 domain-containing protein — encoded protein: MQPYKSIIIYATLVTTLGIYIFFVAKNQKSTTETIQAENNLFIDVPFSKVIEAKLIAPTGTFSFTKQNDKWRITAPINTPADSPTIDMILSEIEFSQSKRTIPFEQINNPQETLAQWGLNPPTFTFEFKTQQDNNKPPITYTLQLGRKTAFSETYYARIGTDPKAPVVLVPSTLHAALNRKLDDLRDRTIFYDLDDPQSVETISFQAESLHAPPIPQEFLLKLKDKKWSFERPFTARASTEKVNEFLNFITSLNSVQFITDSQEELNKFGLDTPTYQINLTTAKESSSHTLLIGNPITEQSEFYYAKRLKDPAVFSINREDVNKLINFIKSLRDLTIATFSSDHVTQLTIQKNRNTITFIRQQSKWLFANAADTLADHVKISNLLQRLQKTPANRVVKDAATDLKPYGLDKPSTRITLKLEIPAPPNPTATTKDTPPPAPTTQTIEILVGKIDKNEVHLSNNFENTIYAFPTNILDDLNSLDPSSWRSKILFNLESSQIQTLKLTPKNQPPYTISRQDAQSFTTTLENTKLDPFKTETLFVRAASLQAVNWLNLPQRTFQTPHATIQITTQNNTTYTLTVGAPLANGNFPVLLTPQNIQAEILAQDILSLLSVPIETPEKKTSVTTPPVEAPLPPPTSPQ
- a CDS encoding undecaprenyl-diphosphate phosphatase — its product is MDNLLQLLILGLIEGVTEFLPISSTAHLLIAQHWIGPRSDAFNIIIQSGAILAVLLIYWKKILDLILNIQNPEKSNYLIKLITAFLLTCLMGYGIKKIGWTLPDTLAPIILSLLGGSLLILYGEYRYAQSKEKITDSITWPVVFAVALAQIFAAIFPGLSRSGAVILFAMLLHTSRPAATEFSFLLGIPTMFAASILSYYSETHHLTRPPQEPISDILIAFLIATVTAFIAVRWLLRYVQTHTLTPFAYYRIAIALILITLSY
- a CDS encoding putative manganese-dependent inorganic diphosphatase, whose protein sequence is MIHISPTPIMPTYVIGHKNPDTDAICSAIAYAHLLSRTTLPDAVPARCGELNQRTEFVLRQTALPVPRLLADVRPTLSHIMQRHPISAREDESLHDVFERMTTHNFRNIPVIDSHHHIVGLVSIVKMLEHLFPPLNSHDNLASRTIPTNLNRILKTVHGTALHLVDPLKEQDFILTVAASSVDYFAERLEHYPLDRLLLVVGNRPTIQQLAIEKAVRAIIITGNAKLTPTLLQQAKDRGVSVIFTPNDTATTTLAIKCAKPIRHALTTDFISFPENTLIKEAQTIVATKTQVLFPVLDSDARLIGVFSKSDLVQFPRTRLILVDHNEFSQAVTGVEQAEIIEVIDHHRLAGNLVTREPIRYINEPLGSTCTIIAQLYRQHHLTPPPPIALCLAAGIISDTLNLTSPTTTPQDQEILQWLKPYLPVNLSQFAEQLFACGSPLLNLSAKDAVRLDAKEYNENGYSLIAAQIEELGFEQFWKHRLELAKALEEFRKEKNAHFACLMITNITLHQSYLLVTGHSEMIKAIDYPLLAPNLYDLGNIVSRKKELLPVLIRIVHQIKPNPSLSTTS
- a CDS encoding winged helix-turn-helix transcriptional regulator is translated as MKKVVNKKNKPGWTFLTNHTHVLICLRKNRMMRLREVAEAVGITERAVQKIVADLIKAGVLIKKKSGRCNSYEICPDIPLRHPLEAHRRVGDLLRLARGG